TGGTAATGTTATCAATGGCTACTGGCTGTAACCAAGGGAATACAAATCAGGGCACAACTTCCGCAACGTCACCCCAAGCACAGGAAGCTGTATCTAAGCCATCACCGCAGTCGGGAAAAACCAAAGTAGTGACAACGTTTTTACCGATATATTTATTTACCAAAGCCGTAGCTGGGGATGCGGCTAATGTGGAAATTTTAATTAAACCAGGTACGGAGGTGCATGATTACCAAACGACGCCAGAGAATGTGAAGGCGATCGCCACTGCAAATGTACTGGTAAAAAATGGTTTGGGGTTAGAGGAATTCCTGGAAGACACTGTGAAAAATGCCCAGAATTCTAAATTAACAGAAATTGATGCCAGCCTTGGTATTCAAGCTTTAAATCAAATTTCACCCGTTGAGAACACAGAGAAAGGAGAAAAAGACCATGACCACGACCACAAAGCGGGGAATCCTCACGTTTGGCTAGATCCAGTTTTGGCAAAACAGCAAGTTACAAATATTCGTGATGGCTTAATTACCGCTGATCCGACGAATAAAGCGACTTATGAGGCGAACGCAGCAAATTATATCAAACAATTAGAAAATTTAAACAGCGAATATCAACAGATTTTACAAAAAACTCCTAATTGCACCTTTGTCACCTTTCATGATGCATTCCCATATCTAGCCAAACGCTATAACCTCAAGCAAGTCGCCGTAGTCGAAATCCCTGAAGATCAACTTTCGCCGACGGATGTGCAAAATGTAATTGAAGCAGTGAAAAAATATAAAGTTAAAGCTTTGTTTAGTGAACCAGGAATAGATAACAAATTACTCAAAAGTCTCTCCCAAGACTTGAAGTTAAATTTGCAGACACTAAATTCTTTGGAAACAGGCGAAAGAGATCCGCAGTATTATTTCAAGGCGATGAAAGCTAATTTACAAACTCTAGAAACGGCGTGTAAATAAGATTGTCATTGGTCATTGGTCATTGGTCATTGGTCATTTGTCATTGGTCATTTGTCATTGGTCATTTGTCATTGGTCATTGGTCATTGGTCATTGGTCATTTGTCATTTGTCATTTGTCATTTGTCATTTGTCATTTGTCATTTGTTATTTGTCAGTCCCAATCACCAATCACCAATCACCAATCACCAATCAGCAATCCCCAATCACCAATTCCCAATCCCCAATCACCCATGAGTAATAACCAGCGAGAGACAGCACCAATTTTAAAAGTAGAGGGATTAACTGTATACCAAGGTAATTATCTAGCGATTCGGGATGTTTCCTTTGAATTATTA
The Gloeotrichia echinulata CP02 DNA segment above includes these coding regions:
- a CDS encoding metal ABC transporter substrate-binding protein; this translates as MLSMATGCNQGNTNQGTTSATSPQAQEAVSKPSPQSGKTKVVTTFLPIYLFTKAVAGDAANVEILIKPGTEVHDYQTTPENVKAIATANVLVKNGLGLEEFLEDTVKNAQNSKLTEIDASLGIQALNQISPVENTEKGEKDHDHDHKAGNPHVWLDPVLAKQQVTNIRDGLITADPTNKATYEANAANYIKQLENLNSEYQQILQKTPNCTFVTFHDAFPYLAKRYNLKQVAVVEIPEDQLSPTDVQNVIEAVKKYKVKALFSEPGIDNKLLKSLSQDLKLNLQTLNSLETGERDPQYYFKAMKANLQTLETACK